One part of the [Synechococcus] sp. NIES-970 genome encodes these proteins:
- a CDS encoding ABC transporter family protein, which yields MEKSGKPILEVQHLTRRFGGLVAVHDVSFPVAPGEIFGLIGPNGAGKTTFFNLLTGIIPPSTGQILYQGQGIQGLAPHRIAAKGIARTFQNLRLFGNVSALENVAIARHLHQSSNIFESILGLPKAQKAEQETYDRAQELLDLVGLTGKYRQQAKNLAYGDQRRLEIARALALEPKLLLLDEPAAGMNPNEKGALSDLIRQIRDQFNLTVVLIEHHIPLVMGLCDRLAVLDFGELIALGLPEEVKADPAVIEAYLGEE from the coding sequence ATGGAAAAATCTGGCAAACCTATCCTTGAAGTGCAACATCTCACCCGGCGTTTTGGGGGTTTGGTGGCTGTGCATGATGTGTCATTTCCGGTGGCCCCTGGGGAAATTTTTGGGCTGATTGGGCCGAACGGGGCTGGGAAAACCACTTTTTTTAATCTACTCACTGGGATAATTCCCCCTTCGACGGGGCAAATTCTCTATCAAGGTCAGGGTATCCAGGGTCTCGCCCCCCACCGGATTGCTGCGAAAGGCATTGCGCGGACATTTCAAAATCTCCGGCTGTTTGGGAATGTATCGGCCCTCGAAAATGTGGCGATCGCCCGCCACTTACACCAAAGCAGCAATATTTTTGAGAGCATTCTCGGTTTGCCTAAGGCCCAAAAAGCGGAACAGGAGACCTACGACCGCGCGCAAGAATTATTGGATTTGGTTGGTTTGACGGGGAAGTATCGGCAACAGGCCAAGAATTTAGCCTATGGAGATCAGCGCCGTTTAGAAATTGCCCGGGCCTTGGCCTTAGAACCCAAACTATTGTTATTAGATGAGCCCGCCGCCGGGATGAACCCCAATGAAAAAGGGGCCTTGAGTGACTTGATTCGCCAGATTCGCGACCAATTTAACCTCACGGTGGTCTTGATTGAGCACCACATTCCCTTGGTGATGGGTTTATGCGATCGCCTGGCGGTGTTGGATTTTGGCGAGCTGATTGCCCTGGGGTTACCCGAAGAAGTAAAAGCAGATCCAGCGGTGATTGAAGCCTATCTGGGGGAGGAATAA
- a CDS encoding ABC transporter family protein codes for MLELINVSVNYGGIEALKDIHLTVQQGEIVTLIGANGAGKTTTLRAISRLLPLRQGKILYNGIDITKKAPHEVVCLGIAQSPEGRRILARQTVLTNLELGAYTRQDQLGIKADLEKQFAIFPRLAERKNQIAGTLSGGEQQMLAIARAVMSRPKLLLLDEPSLGLAPQIVKEIFQVIRQLHAEGTTILLVEQNASLALECSDRAYVLEAGYLKISGRTRDLLADERVKAAYLG; via the coding sequence ATGCTGGAATTGATTAATGTATCGGTGAACTATGGCGGCATTGAAGCCCTCAAAGATATTCACTTGACGGTGCAGCAAGGAGAAATCGTCACGCTTATCGGGGCCAACGGCGCCGGGAAAACCACGACTCTCCGGGCGATCTCCCGCCTATTGCCCCTGCGCCAAGGGAAGATCCTGTACAACGGCATCGATATCACCAAAAAAGCGCCCCATGAAGTGGTCTGTCTTGGCATTGCCCAGAGCCCCGAAGGTCGCCGGATCCTCGCCCGCCAAACCGTGTTAACGAATCTAGAGTTAGGCGCTTATACCCGTCAAGATCAGCTAGGGATTAAAGCGGACCTGGAAAAACAGTTTGCGATCTTTCCGCGCCTCGCAGAACGAAAAAATCAGATTGCGGGCACCCTCAGCGGTGGGGAACAGCAAATGTTGGCGATCGCCCGGGCGGTGATGAGTCGGCCCAAACTGCTGCTCCTCGATGAACCGAGCTTGGGTTTGGCGCCGCAAATTGTGAAGGAAATTTTTCAAGTGATCCGCCAACTGCACGCCGAGGGAACCACTATCCTTTTGGTTGAACAAAATGCGAGCCTCGCCCTCGAATGTAGCGATCGCGCCTATGTACTAGAAGCAGGTTATCTAAAAATTAGCGGCCGGACCCGGGACCTCCTCGCCGACGAACGAGTAAAGGCCGCATATTTGGGCTAA
- the icfA gene encoding carbonic anhydrase gives MKKLIRGLDKFKQNYVASHHDLLEQLSHGQKPRVLFICCSDSRVDPALITQTDIGELFVIRNAGNIIPPYGAANGGEGGTLEYALQGLDIRQIIVCGHSHCGAMKGLLKLDKLQADMPLVCDWLKHAEATRRLVRDTYPHCEGEELVETLVAENVLVQIDNLKTYPIVRSRLHQGKLKIYGWIYNIENGEVLAYDEARHAYVKPDYSLIDEKPLQEHEPPEGCPIPYVIPATSSLSAWYGEGDTFSVSG, from the coding sequence GTGAAAAAACTTATTCGCGGTCTGGACAAATTTAAGCAAAATTACGTGGCGAGTCACCATGACCTCCTCGAGCAGCTTTCCCACGGCCAGAAGCCCCGCGTCCTCTTCATCTGCTGTTCTGACTCCCGCGTCGATCCGGCCCTAATCACCCAAACCGACATTGGGGAACTGTTCGTCATTCGCAACGCAGGTAACATCATTCCCCCCTATGGTGCAGCCAATGGCGGTGAAGGGGGAACCCTCGAATATGCCCTCCAAGGTTTAGATATTCGTCAAATTATTGTCTGTGGTCACTCCCACTGTGGCGCGATGAAAGGCTTGCTGAAACTCGATAAACTGCAAGCGGATATGCCCTTGGTTTGTGATTGGCTCAAGCATGCTGAAGCGACCCGTCGTCTCGTACGCGATACCTATCCCCACTGTGAAGGGGAAGAGCTCGTAGAAACCCTCGTGGCAGAAAATGTCCTCGTCCAAATTGACAATCTCAAGACTTACCCCATTGTGCGATCGCGCCTGCACCAGGGTAAATTAAAAATTTATGGCTGGATTTACAACATCGAAAACGGTGAAGTGCTTGCCTATGACGAAGCCCGTCATGCCTATGTCAAGCCTGACTACAGCCTCATTGATGAAAAACCACTCCAGGAGCATGAACCCCCTGAAGGCTGCCCGATTCCCTATGTAATACCTGCTACTTCTAGCCTTTCAGCATGGTATGGCGAGGGTGATACCTTCTCTGTCAGTGGCTGA
- a CDS encoding surface layer protein-like protein, with protein MSNPRKFRQSTALLLALSLGFGTTIPFQGSLLQPAAVVAQTNQFPDVSSNYWAAGFINELVNRGVIAGFPDGSFRPDAPVTRAQFAAMVQKALPKSTNRNAIAFGDVPSSYWAFTAINNAYEMGFLSGYPGQVFRPEQNIPREQVLVALANGLNYTPRNDTNTTLGYYRDSGSIADFARSPIAAATERRMVVNYSDLQQLNPKRNATRAEVAAFIYQALLSQNQVQAINSPYIVAQDVVAVDYRINAGTIIPISYKADKILLMRDETAPVTLTVDANIVNNQGVVLIPQGSEIRGEFRPSGNGTRFVAQQLNLPNGQTYSVNATSQVITETESVTRGMELDGLLRNAVLGTGAAAAISAVTGDRAIATEELLIGAGAGILATLIPQFLGLNRVDLLVVETNTDLDLTLNNDLVLRVNP; from the coding sequence ATGTCCAACCCAAGAAAGTTTCGTCAATCCACAGCCCTTCTATTAGCCTTAAGCCTTGGATTCGGCACAACTATTCCTTTCCAAGGTTCTTTATTACAGCCCGCTGCGGTCGTCGCCCAAACCAATCAATTCCCTGATGTTTCCAGTAACTATTGGGCCGCAGGGTTTATCAATGAACTGGTAAATCGGGGCGTCATTGCGGGGTTTCCCGATGGCTCTTTTCGTCCTGATGCACCAGTAACACGGGCTCAATTTGCAGCCATGGTTCAAAAAGCTTTGCCAAAAAGCACAAACCGAAATGCGATCGCCTTTGGCGATGTACCGAGTAGTTATTGGGCCTTTACGGCGATTAACAACGCCTACGAAATGGGATTTCTTTCGGGTTATCCAGGGCAAGTATTTCGACCTGAACAAAACATTCCCCGGGAACAGGTCTTGGTCGCCCTAGCAAATGGTTTAAACTACACGCCTCGCAATGATACGAACACGACGTTAGGCTATTACCGTGACAGCGGCAGTATCGCAGATTTTGCCCGGAGCCCGATCGCCGCAGCGACAGAACGCCGGATGGTTGTGAACTACTCAGATCTTCAGCAACTCAACCCCAAACGTAATGCAACACGGGCAGAGGTTGCCGCTTTTATCTACCAGGCGCTCCTTTCCCAAAATCAGGTACAGGCGATTAATTCCCCTTACATCGTTGCCCAGGATGTGGTGGCAGTAGATTATCGCATTAATGCTGGAACGATCATTCCCATCAGTTATAAGGCTGACAAAATTTTATTGATGCGGGACGAGACCGCACCGGTCACCTTGACAGTTGATGCCAATATTGTGAATAACCAAGGGGTTGTTTTGATTCCCCAGGGGAGTGAAATTCGAGGGGAGTTCCGGCCGTCGGGCAATGGCACTCGCTTTGTGGCCCAACAGTTAAATCTGCCTAATGGCCAAACCTACTCAGTCAATGCAACGTCTCAGGTGATTACTGAAACTGAAAGTGTGACCCGGGGCATGGAGCTGGACGGTTTGTTAAGAAATGCAGTTCTAGGGACAGGGGCAGCGGCGGCGATCTCTGCTGTTACCGGAGACCGGGCGATCGCCACAGAAGAACTACTCATCGGTGCTGGGGCCGGAATCTTAGCGACCCTAATCCCGCAGTTCTTGGGCCTCAATCGGGTTGATCTGTTAGTCGTAGAAACGAATACGGATCTTGACCTCACCCTAAACAATGATCTTGTGCTCCGAGTTAATCCCTAA